From the Saccharomonospora marina XMU15 genome, the window TGCATCAGAGCATGGCCGGCCGCACCGTCACGGTCTGGGCCGATCTGCGCAGCATCCACCTCAGCTACGACGGTCATGTCATCCGGACCGTCGCCTCCCGGCTACGGCCGGAAGACTACCTGGCGATGCGCGGCGCCCGACGAGCCGGGCCCGCACCTGAGCGCCCAGCACTACGCCGCGCCAACGGCACAGCCGTCCTCCAGCCCGGCCAAGCCGTCGAGATCGACCGCGCGGTCAAAAAGGACGGCATCGTCACCATCGGCGGCACCAACCACCTTGTGGGGTTCGCCTGGGCCAGACGCCGGGTCACCCTGCGGCTGGACGGGCACCTGCTGCACGCCGTCGCCGACAACGCCCTGATCGGCACCTGGCCCTGCCCCATCGACGCCGACAAGATCCGCCGGCTTCGCGGCACCCGGATACCCTCCACACCTCTGCCACCGCCCCCGCTGCCCGCTGGATCCCTTCGCGCGCAACGAAAAGTCCACGCAAGCGGACGCATCATGGTCGCCGGCCAGGGCATCAAACTCGGCCCACGTCACCGCGGCAAGATCGTCACCGTCGTCATCGAAGACACCCACCTGCGCATCCTCCACGGCGAAGAGGAGATCGCAGTCCGCCCCCGCCGAAGCACCAAACCCATCACCCGGCTCCACGTCACCGCAGCCGGCGCCAAGCTCGACGAACGTCAAGCATCTCCTGACGACAAACCGTCAAGGATGTCCTGAGCCCATACACCGACATGATCGACGGCCGATTCTCGCCCGCGGCTACCCAGGCTTGGGCGTCATTCGTGCGGCGCGGCTTCGTCGAAGGCACCGCGAACGGTCCGATCCAGCCAATCGACATCAAGTTCGAGGACGCCTGGGAGGATGCGAGCTCTGCCGCCAGTCTCAAGACTGGACGAGATCGGCGACATGATCGACGGCGAAATCACCACCGGTGAAGCGCCCGATCTGCTGCAGATCCTCGGGAACCATGAACCGGGTCGTCTCCGCCTTCGTCGGCTTGATCGGGAGTGTCAGTGTTCGCGATCTTTGTGAGTGATCGGTCACCTTGTTAACGGCGTGAAGTTCGACGGCTTCGTGGTTGACCGATATCACCGAGCATCCCACCGGTGAGGGTGAACCGTCGCGGGTATGTATGGGAGATCGGTTGCTCGCCCTGACGGGCCAGCTCAACGGCACGACGACGGAACTCAGGCGGGTGAGGAGCAGGCACAGCGACATCCTTCCTGGTGACCAACGGTCACCTCAGATCGGGTATCCGTGCTACGGGGCCAAGCTCAGTTGCAGTACTAGCCATCCAGGTTGGCAAAGGCTCACTGACATCACGATCGTCGACCGGCAGCTGGCCGTTCGCTTCATCGGCGCCACCCTTCCAGCGTCGTTCGCTCGGTGACGCCGTATGAGGTGCCCGGGCAGATCCTCTGAAGCTCGTCGAAGAAGAAGATCCCAGCTCGAGCAACCTCTTCGAAGAGATCATCCTCGGGCACCGCGGAGGATCGTTCGATCGACTCGCCATCAAACACTCGGATGAGAACTGTTCCCGCCCCAGCCGACTCCGCTGAGAATGCGATCGGCTGATCTGGGAAACCACACTTGCCCGAGCCGGTGCGCCTGTAGTCGTCAAGGGCATGAACGATGAGCGGCCAGAGCCAGTTGACGTCGTCCCAGAGGTCCGCGCCGAGCAGTTCCGTCCCGTCGATCACCAGACTGATGGCTCCGGCGACGTGCTCAGGGTCGCCGTCATACCGTTCGAGGTTGTCAACGGATACGAACCCGGTTTCGAGGCGCACCAAAGTTGCGATCTTGACTCTGGTCATGGAAGCACTCCTGGGTAGAACTGCCTAATCCGTCCACCGGATACGCCGAGCACGTAATCGATTCCGTCGACCGTGCCCTGGACCTGGCGCGTTCCGGCGCCGATGTTGATCAGTTGGTCCCGGTTCTGTCTGGCGACGGCGCCGATGGCGTTCTCCACATCCGCGATGCTCATCGAGTCGTCGAAAAACGTCTGCCGGGCCTTGGTGGTGCCGTCCCAGTAGCTGGGATGATGCCGTTGAAGGATGTGCGACAGGCCCGACTTGTCTAGCTGGAACTGGACGTTCCCGAAATGGTACCGTCGGCTCGACCAATCTCGAAGGGCGGTCAAGCAGTCGTTGTGGATGAGGATGTCGTTCTGGCCGATGTGGTAGGTGTGGATGCCCTCGATGCTGAGGTTGTAGGCTAGTCCGTCGCGTGCCGTCCCGAGCCGGAGTCCGGACACCGTGATGACCTGGCCTTCTGCTCCCAGGACCTGCTCGCCCGGGCTGAGTTGGTCGGCGCGTTCGAATCGCTGGTCGGTGGCGGACCAGAACGGGTGGTCTTCGGTGGTGGTGATGACGTCTCCCGCAACGACGAGGTCGATGACGGTGTCGTTGTGGACGAAGACGTGTGTGACGCGTTTGGCGACTTGTTCGCCGGTTTCGGGGTCGGTGGCGATGACCCAGTCGCCGACCTTGACGTCCTCGATGGGTTTGCGGCTGCCATCGGCCATGAGAACGGTGGTCTCACCAGTGAACGAACACCGCTTTGCACGGCTGTTCGGGATGTCGACTCGCCCGAGTTTGGTGACCAACCCGCCGATCGTGCCGAAGACTTCCCCGATGCCGCGGCCGATGGCTTCACCTTCGCGTCCGGCTTGCCAATGTTCGGCGATAGGGTCGACGATGCTGTTCCACATCGCTGCCGAGGTACCCAGCGGGTCGCTGGTCACCTGCTCTACAACCCCACCGAGCGCCGCCATATTGTGCCCGCACTCCGCAGAGGAGAAGCTTCTGCACTCCCAAATGTTGTAACCAGTGGCCCAAAGATCGTTCCAGGCTTCAGTAGAAACCTCGTCAAAGCCCCGAGCGGCACCGACAGCCTTGTCAACGGTCCATCCTGCCGCATCACCGACGGCTTCTGTCGCAGAACTCGCGGCATCACCAATGGCCTCGGCAGTGTCTTCGATCCAGTCCCACCAATGCCCGTCGATCTCGATGCGGCTGATGGGGTTGCCGCCCGCGAAGGCGTAGCGGTTGCCGGTGTAGGGGTCGGTGGTGAGGTTGAGGTCGGCCAGTGCGCTGGTGTAGGTGTCGCGGGTGAGGAAGCGGTTCAGGCCGGGGTTGTAGTCCCGAAACCCCATGTCAGGTTGATCGCACCGGGGAGGTGCTTCGCGAGCACAAGAATACGATGGGTCCCGATGGCCAACTCGGGACCGAGTGGGTGCGTGGTGGACCGTAAGCTCTCCGAGGCGCTGCGGCGCGCGCTGGAAGGTGACGCGAACGCCCTCGTCGACATCTCGACAGCTGATCACCTCTCGGTACGAGAAGCCGCGAGATCGATCGGAGCACCGTTGATTGTCACGCGAGTCGCCGCAGTCAGCATCCTGCGGGGTCTGATCGACGGCCGATTCTCACCCGCGGCTGCCCAGGCTTGGGCGTCATTCGTGCGGCGCGGTTTCGTTGAAGGCACCGGGGGCGGTCCGATCCGGCCAATTGATATCGAGTTCGAGGACGCCTGGGAGGATGCGATCTCTGCCGCTGTCTCAAGGCTGGACGAGATTGGCGACATGATCGACGGTGAAGTCACCACCGGTGAAGCGCTCGACCTGCTGCAGCTCCTCGGGGAACCATGAACCGAGTCGTCTCCACCATCGTCGACTTTGATCGGGAATGTCCGCGATCTTCGTGCGTGGTGGGTCACCTTGCTAACGGCGTGAAGTTCGACCGCTTCGCGAACGAGATACTCGAGGAGGCGAAGGTCCTGGCTAACGCGATGGGTCTACGACGGGTTCGACCGCACTACCACCCATCACAAGCGCACCGATGCGGGCGGCATCGAGACGAGCACCTACACCTACGATCCCCTCGACCGGACGGTGTCGAAGACCAGCGGGACTGAGACGACCGA encodes:
- a CDS encoding polymorphic toxin-type HINT domain-containing protein, with the translated sequence MGFRDYNPGLNRFLTRDTYTSALADLNLTTDPYTGNRYAFAGGNPISRIEIDGHWWDWIEDTAEAIGDAASSATEAVGDAAGWTVDKAVGAARGFDEVSTEAWNDLWATGYNIWECRSFSSAECGHNMAALGGVVEQVTSDPLGTSAAMWNSIVDPIAEHWQAGREGEAIGRGIGEVFGTIGGLVTKLGRVDIPNSRAKRCSFTGETTVLMADGSRKPIEDVKVGDWVIATDPETGEQVAKRVTHVFVHNDTVIDLVVAGDVITTTEDHPFWSATDQRFERADQLSPGEQVLGAEGQVITVSGLRLGTARDGLAYNLSIEGIHTYHIGQNDILIHNDCLTALRDWSSRRYHFGNVQFQLDKSGLSHILQRHHPSYWDGTTKARQTFFDDSMSIADVENAIGAVARQNRDQLINIGAGTRQVQGTVDGIDYVLGVSGGRIRQFYPGVLP